In Carassius carassius chromosome 46, fCarCar2.1, whole genome shotgun sequence, the following proteins share a genomic window:
- the LOC132129396 gene encoding E3 ubiquitin-protein ligase TRIM11-like, producing MSQSKPEERLALELSCAICLQLYRDPVALPCGHNYCLGCIQNAAGAEDPKSPRRCPECREEYGSPEALPKNFKLSSIVDGFLVATTGGGLKGASTTPCDLCLDDPNAAVKFCTRCEMSLCSSHLKKHEERHRSLHVLVELPTERDGKRCPVHLKVTEYLCAQERLFLCSECLMEGTHQHHEVQTFEVAKEEMKRVLEELGKSVSDKLQMTEALLKRASEGPTDKAEDKLVARANILLDNMTSLISTYRSRMSTEMDDELHSRDKSWQANLCDLEGCLHQLQEAQKCTGEVLSQSSEFLFIQNYLNVEARIRQAANVTIPALPSQEFSNAKQLRSNLRTDAFHAEMSLLLEYLHGLMNPLDLTFNPATAHPSLLLSSDLKTVKQCAGVKSSTNGDQSERFSTATQVMCTQSFSTGVHMWAVEVGPGCMWSLGLCYKSIPRKGDHSRLGHNTSSWRLQWKNKKLTACYDLANVAVGEGLVMPPKKVEVTLDYEGGTIAFHSSGQGGRRQHLHTFSAVFKDMVYPAFGIHSTSDESWITLLSGA from the exons ATGTCTCAAAGCAAACCTGAGGAACGTCTAGCTTTGGAGTTGAGCTGTGCGATCTGTTTGCAGCTGTACCGTGATCCCGTGGCCCTTCCTTGTGGACACAATTACTGCCTGGGTTGTATTCAAAATGCTGCCGGCGCAGAAGATCCCAAGTCCCCGAGACGCTGCCCGGAGTGCAGGGAAGAGTATGGCAGCCCGGAGGCGCTTCCCAAGAACTTCAAGCTCAGCAGTATCGTGGACGGGTTCCTGGTGGCCACGACAGGCGGCGGACTGAAAGGAGCCTCTACGACGCCATGTGACCTGTGCCTGGACGACCCAAATGCTGCGGTGAAATTCTGTACACGCTGTGAAATGTCCTTGTGCTCCAGCCACCTCAAAAAACACGAGGAACGGCACCGCTCGCTGCACGTCTTAGTGGAGCTGCCCACAGAACGGGATGGGAAGAGGTGCCCGGTGCACTTGAAGGTCACGGAGTACCTGTGTGCGCAGGAGCGCCTGTTCCTCTGCTCCGAGTGCCTGATGGAGGGCACTCACCAGCACCACGAGGTGCAGACGTTCGAGGTGGCGAAGGAGGAAATGAAGAGAGTTCTCGAGGAACTGGGGAAGTCTGTGTCTGACAAGCTACAGATGACAGAAGCTCTGCTGAAAAGAGCCAGTGAAGGTCCTACAGACAAGGCAGAAGATAAACTGGTGGCCAGAGCAAACATACTGCTGGACAACATGACTTCACTTATAAGTACATACAGG AGTCGTATGAGCACTGAGATGGACGACGAACTTCATTCTCGCGACAAAAGCTGGCAGGCCAATCTATGCGACTTGGAGGGTTGTCTACACCAGCTGCAGGAAGCCCAAAAGTGCACTGGTGAGGTTCTCTCTCAGTCCTCAGAGTTTCTTTTCATCCAGAACTACCTCAACGTCGAAGCAAGGATCCGCCAGGCTGCTAACGTCACCATCCCTGCTCTACCTTCACAAGAGTTTTCCAATGCCAAGCAGCTGCGCTCAAACCTACGTACAGACGCCTTCCATGCTGAGATGAGTCTTCTGTTGGAGTACCTCCATGGCTTGATGAACCCTCTAGACCTGACCTTCAACCCAGCCACGGCCCATCCTAGCCTTCTGCTGTCCAGCGATCTCAAAACAGTCAAGCAGTGTGCCGGAGTTAAGAGCAGCACCAATGGAGATCAGAGCGAACGCTTCTCCACGGCCACTCAGGTCATGTGCACCCAGAGTTTCTCCACAGGAGTTCACATGTGGGCAGTGGAGGTAGGTCCTGGATGTATGTGGTCTCTGGGCCTGTGCTATAAAAGCATCCCACGCAAAGGTGACCACAGCAGGCTGGGGCATAACACCAGCTCTTGGAGGCTGCAGTGGAAAAACAAGAAGCTGACGGCGTGCTATGACTTAGCTAATGTGGCAGTAGGTGAAGGGCTGGTCATGCCGCCAAAGAAGGTCGAAGTGACCCTGGATTACGAAGGAGGAACTATTGCATTCCACAGCTCAGGTCAAGGAGGGCGAAGACAGCACCTCCATACATTTAGTGCCGTGTTCAAGGACATGGTGTATCCTGCATTCGGGATCCACTCTACTTCAGACGAGTCATGGATAACTCTTTTGAGTGGAGCTTGA